A window of the Aquimarina spinulae genome harbors these coding sequences:
- the ccsA gene encoding cytochrome c biogenesis protein: MQDKLASILFSTRLMAVLFIVFAFSMGVGTFLEDAHGTTASRIWVYNTWWFEAIMVFFVINFCGNIVRYKLYKKDKWATLLLHLSFILIIIGAFVTRYISYEGVMPIREGETTSTFLSEKTYLSVFLDGEINGEPRRRIITEALELAEATNNDFTIHTDYNKQPVTITYQNYIQGAEMGLVETEDGENYLKVVEAGDGNRHDHFLREGEVSNIHNILVSFNKPTKGAINITYKNDDYFIESPFDGSFLRMADQMQGLVFKDSLQPLMLRSLYQTAGMQFVIPDPVITGKYDVVPIEVKDKGQEDALVLNISTNGENKEIKLLGGKGYNNDMTKISLGGLDMYFSYGSKQMELPFSLKLNDFIAEKFPGTKNVYKSFKSKVDIVEGNSSQPYDIYMNHVLDHKGYRFFQASFDPDEKGTVLSVNHDRWGTWITYAGYMLLYLGLMLILFTKGSRFKEIEDKLSKIKKKKKALTIFLALIVSTFSFAQDQSQPDHTNHLPSLPTKAQLDSVILANVVPAVHAAKFGSIVIQDERGRMKPVNTFSSELLRKLSKKDTYKGLNADQVFVSMVENPFIWYSMPIIEIQRENDSIRKILGVPKSERRVSLIDLVEPDGSYKLTPYLEKASSTNTPSSFEKDFLKTHEKFYLLNQALGGGILRVFPVPGDEGNKWVSMPELNEFKFSGMDSVYTRQIIPIYRQSLREARKTGDYSKPDQYIESIKSFQKKFGNEVLPTDKKIEAEIALNKYDIFRTLYRYYGVIGLLLMIFVVVRIFKDSKIVRALINSAIGIVILLFILHTAGLIIRWYVSGHAPWSDAYESMIYVGWTTLAIGLAFGKRSNLTIAATTFVAAIILFFAHENWTDPAIANLQPVLDSYWVLIHVSIIVGSYGPFFVGAILGILSLLLMILTTESNKKRMDLNIKEITIINEMALTIGLVMLTIGNFLGGMWANESWGRYWGWDPKETWALISIMVYAFIIHMRLVPGLRGRWWFNLASVIAVYSILMTYFGVNFYLKGLHSYASGDKVITPNAVYYSIAFLALLGIVSYWRNKVHYKKAKKAISTKK, translated from the coding sequence ATGCAAGATAAGCTAGCGAGTATTTTGTTCTCCACACGATTAATGGCAGTTTTATTTATTGTTTTTGCGTTTTCTATGGGAGTAGGAACGTTTTTAGAAGACGCACACGGAACCACAGCCTCTAGAATTTGGGTGTATAATACATGGTGGTTTGAGGCTATTATGGTGTTTTTTGTTATTAATTTCTGCGGAAATATTGTACGCTACAAATTATATAAGAAAGACAAATGGGCAACGTTATTACTTCATTTATCTTTTATTTTAATTATCATAGGAGCTTTTGTTACTCGATATATAAGCTATGAAGGCGTTATGCCCATTAGAGAAGGTGAAACTACATCTACTTTTCTTTCTGAAAAAACATATTTATCCGTTTTTCTGGATGGAGAAATTAATGGAGAACCCCGAAGACGTATTATTACAGAAGCACTAGAGTTAGCTGAAGCAACTAATAATGATTTTACTATTCATACCGATTATAATAAGCAACCTGTTACAATAACATATCAAAACTATATCCAGGGAGCAGAAATGGGATTAGTTGAGACAGAAGATGGAGAGAACTATCTTAAAGTAGTAGAAGCAGGAGATGGTAATCGTCATGATCATTTTCTAAGAGAAGGAGAAGTTTCTAATATTCATAATATATTGGTTAGCTTTAATAAACCAACCAAAGGAGCAATAAATATTACCTATAAAAATGATGATTACTTTATAGAATCTCCTTTTGATGGGTCATTTTTAAGAATGGCAGATCAGATGCAAGGATTAGTATTTAAAGATAGTCTTCAACCTTTAATGCTTAGATCACTATATCAAACTGCCGGAATGCAATTTGTAATTCCTGATCCTGTAATTACCGGTAAGTACGATGTAGTTCCTATAGAAGTTAAAGATAAAGGACAAGAAGATGCCTTGGTATTAAATATCTCTACCAATGGAGAAAACAAAGAAATTAAGCTATTGGGAGGAAAAGGATATAATAATGATATGACCAAAATCTCGTTAGGAGGTTTGGATATGTATTTTAGCTATGGCTCTAAACAAATGGAATTGCCTTTTTCATTAAAATTGAATGACTTTATCGCCGAAAAATTTCCTGGGACAAAGAATGTTTATAAATCTTTTAAGAGTAAGGTTGATATTGTAGAAGGAAATTCTTCTCAACCATATGATATTTATATGAATCATGTACTAGATCATAAAGGATATAGATTTTTTCAGGCTTCTTTTGATCCAGATGAAAAGGGAACTGTGCTTTCTGTAAATCATGATCGTTGGGGTACCTGGATTACTTATGCTGGGTATATGCTACTATATTTAGGGTTAATGTTAATTCTTTTTACCAAAGGATCACGTTTTAAAGAAATAGAAGATAAATTGAGTAAAATAAAGAAAAAGAAAAAAGCATTGACCATATTTTTGGCATTAATAGTATCTACTTTTTCTTTTGCGCAAGACCAATCTCAGCCTGATCATACAAATCACTTACCATCGTTGCCAACTAAAGCACAATTAGATTCGGTTATTTTGGCTAATGTTGTTCCTGCTGTTCATGCAGCTAAATTTGGTAGTATTGTGATTCAGGACGAAAGAGGGAGAATGAAACCGGTAAATACTTTTTCCTCAGAATTATTGCGTAAACTTAGCAAAAAAGATACCTATAAAGGTTTAAATGCAGACCAGGTGTTTGTATCGATGGTAGAAAATCCATTTATCTGGTACAGTATGCCAATTATAGAAATTCAAAGAGAAAATGATAGTATACGTAAGATATTAGGGGTTCCAAAAAGTGAAAGAAGAGTATCTTTAATAGATCTTGTAGAACCCGATGGATCTTATAAATTAACTCCTTATTTAGAAAAAGCTAGTAGTACCAATACACCTAGTAGTTTTGAAAAAGATTTTCTTAAAACTCATGAAAAGTTTTATTTGTTAAATCAGGCTTTAGGCGGAGGAATCCTAAGAGTTTTTCCGGTTCCGGGTGATGAAGGAAACAAATGGGTTTCTATGCCCGAGCTAAATGAATTTAAATTTAGCGGGATGGATTCGGTATACACCAGACAGATTATTCCGATTTATCGCCAGTCTTTACGAGAAGCAAGAAAAACAGGGGATTATAGCAAACCTGATCAATATATTGAAAGTATTAAAAGTTTTCAGAAAAAATTTGGAAACGAAGTATTACCAACGGATAAAAAAATCGAAGCAGAAATTGCACTGAATAAATATGATATTTTTAGAACACTATATCGATACTATGGAGTAATAGGCCTACTGCTAATGATCTTTGTAGTTGTTAGAATATTTAAGGATTCTAAAATTGTAAGAGCTTTAATAAATAGTGCAATTGGTATCGTTATTCTTCTTTTTATTCTACATACTGCGGGATTGATAATACGTTGGTATGTTTCGGGACATGCACCATGGAGTGATGCGTATGAATCTATGATTTATGTTGGATGGACAACCCTGGCAATTGGCCTCGCTTTTGGAAAAAGAAGTAACCTTACCATTGCAGCTACCACCTTTGTGGCGGCAATCATCTTGTTTTTTGCTCATGAAAACTGGACAGATCCTGCAATTGCAAATTTACAACCTGTATTAGATTCATATTGGGTATTAATTCATGTGTCTATTATTGTAGGTAGCTATGGCCCATTCTTTGTCGGAGCAATTTTAGGAATCCTATCATTGTTATTAATGATATTGACAACAGAATCTAATAAGAAACGAATGGATCTTAATATTAAAGAGATAACCATTATCAATGAGATGGCACTTACTATTGGATTAGTAATGCTTACTATTGGTAATTTCCTGGGCGGAATGTGGGCTAATGAGAGTTGGGGACGATACTGGGGTTGGGATCCAAAAGAAACATGGGCTTTGATAAGTATTATGGTATATGCTTTTATAATACATATGCGATTAGTTCCCGGATTACGGGGAAGATGGTGGTTTAATCTGGCTTCAGTTATTGCTGTCTATAGTATTTTAATGACATATTTTGGAGTTAATTTTTACCTCAAAGGGTTGCATTCATATGCTAGTGGAGATAAAGTAATTACACCCAATGCAGTCTACTATTCTATTGCCTTTTTAGCTCTACTAGGCATAGTTTCATATTGGAGAAACAAAGTGCATTATAAGAAAGCTAAAAAAGCAATTTCTACAAAGAAATAA